A portion of the Bifidobacterium bifidum ATCC 29521 = JCM 1255 = DSM 20456 genome contains these proteins:
- a CDS encoding response regulator transcription factor → MTRILIVEDEESYREPLVYQLTREGYDVSAAASGEEGLELFTKGGIDLVLLDLMLPGIDGTALCRRIREQSRVPIIMLTAKSAEIDKVVGLEIGADDYVTKPYSFRELLARIRAVLRRNQGAVEASGVVDDDIPLVCGDISMQVGQHQVTVRGESVFFPLKEFELLEYLMQNKGRVMTRHQLIDRIWGSDYVGDTKTLDVHVKRVRSKIEEDPAHLQYLTTVRGLGYKIDSPQQ, encoded by the coding sequence ATGACACGCATTCTCATCGTGGAAGACGAGGAATCATATCGTGAGCCCTTGGTGTACCAGCTGACGCGCGAGGGCTACGACGTCTCCGCCGCAGCCAGCGGTGAGGAGGGCCTGGAGCTGTTCACCAAGGGCGGCATCGACCTGGTGCTGCTCGACCTGATGCTGCCGGGCATCGACGGCACGGCCCTGTGCCGGCGCATCCGCGAGCAGAGCCGCGTGCCGATCATCATGCTCACCGCCAAAAGCGCCGAGATCGACAAAGTCGTCGGTCTGGAGATCGGCGCGGACGATTACGTGACCAAGCCCTACTCGTTCCGCGAGCTGCTCGCGCGCATCCGCGCGGTCCTGCGGCGCAATCAGGGCGCGGTCGAGGCCAGCGGTGTGGTCGACGACGACATCCCGCTGGTGTGCGGCGACATCTCCATGCAGGTTGGCCAGCATCAGGTCACCGTGCGCGGCGAAAGCGTGTTCTTCCCGCTCAAGGAATTCGAACTGCTCGAATACCTCATGCAGAACAAGGGGCGCGTGATGACCCGACACCAGCTCATCGACCGCATCTGGGGCTCCGATTACGTCGGCGACACGAAGACCCTCGACGTGCACGTCAAGCGCGTGCGCTCCAAGATCGAGGAGGATCCGGCCCATCTCCAGTACCTG
- a CDS encoding sensor histidine kinase — translation MTWVHVALAVLVTIIVLVIAVSRSYALGRESGERDTLAGQGSDSGSLFGTDVPVREAEQGLIDVMPSEVIVCDGNGSVRCSSKSQVNVDVIENGWIVKDEILDILHVVVENGGVREREMCVSLDLTRMSSAISGRGVTAGSSAPSDSYLRVRVGHICDGLYAVFINDVTEQRRFERMRRDFVTNVSHELKTPAGAISLLAETVSDAADDPGAVRYFAGRITKESARLTELVTHLIELQRAQDAPAMLKAQRISAMSVVRAAVGENLVQAGAKHIAIRLSLRGEQAPVDADAAADDEAQRDIAIMVDRETLTMAVKNLVENAIRYSPEYTTVSVSVSLCKDPSSMTIRVIDQGIGIPSASLDRVFERFYRVDPARSRATGGSGLGLAITKHCVQECGGTISVWSREGEGSTFTIELPVAPEPDDDDGERADDGEAPGETVGAPGGGDAATQE, via the coding sequence ATGACATGGGTGCATGTGGCGTTGGCGGTGCTGGTGACGATTATCGTGTTGGTGATTGCCGTATCGAGGTCGTACGCGCTGGGGCGCGAGTCCGGCGAACGCGACACGCTGGCGGGACAGGGGAGCGATTCCGGCTCGCTGTTCGGCACCGACGTGCCGGTGCGCGAGGCGGAACAGGGGCTCATCGACGTCATGCCGTCCGAGGTGATCGTCTGCGACGGCAACGGTTCCGTGCGGTGCTCCAGCAAAAGCCAGGTGAACGTCGATGTCATCGAGAACGGCTGGATCGTCAAGGACGAGATCCTCGACATCCTGCACGTCGTGGTGGAGAACGGGGGCGTGCGGGAACGCGAGATGTGCGTCTCGCTCGACCTGACCCGCATGTCGAGCGCGATTTCCGGACGAGGTGTCACCGCCGGCAGCTCTGCGCCCTCCGACAGCTACCTGCGCGTACGCGTCGGCCATATCTGCGACGGTCTGTACGCGGTGTTCATCAACGACGTGACCGAGCAGCGTCGGTTCGAGCGGATGCGCCGCGACTTCGTCACCAATGTCTCCCACGAGCTGAAGACCCCCGCAGGCGCGATCTCGCTGCTCGCCGAAACCGTCTCCGACGCGGCGGATGACCCTGGCGCCGTGCGGTATTTCGCCGGCCGCATCACCAAGGAGTCCGCGCGGCTGACCGAACTGGTGACCCACCTGATCGAACTGCAGCGCGCGCAGGACGCGCCGGCGATGCTCAAGGCGCAGCGCATATCCGCCATGTCGGTGGTGCGCGCGGCCGTCGGCGAGAACCTGGTGCAGGCCGGTGCGAAGCACATCGCCATACGGCTGTCGCTGCGCGGCGAGCAGGCGCCGGTCGACGCTGACGCCGCCGCGGACGACGAGGCGCAGCGCGACATCGCCATCATGGTCGACCGGGAGACCCTCACCATGGCCGTGAAGAACCTCGTCGAAAACGCCATCCGCTACTCGCCCGAATACACGACGGTCAGCGTGAGCGTCTCGCTGTGCAAGGACCCAAGCTCCATGACGATTCGCGTGATCGACCAGGGCATCGGCATCCCCTCGGCGTCGCTGGACCGCGTATTCGAACGGTTCTACCGGGTCGATCCGGCGCGGTCGCGGGCCACGGGCGGCTCGGGGCTTGGCCTGGCCATCACCAAGCATTGCGTGCAGGAGTGCGGCGGTACGATCTCCGTATGGTCGCGCGAGGGCGAAGGCTCCACGTTCACCATCGAGCTGCCGGTCGCCCCCGAACCGGATGACGATGACGGCGAGCGGGCGGATGACGGCGAAGCGCCCGGCGAGACCGTCGGCGCGCCGGGAGGCGGCGACGCCGCGACGCAGGAGTAG